The Solanum lycopersicum chromosome 2, SLM_r2.1 DNA window ACATGGATcgtcttaagggctatctttcAAATGCCTTGGACGTTCTAAATCGTTTAACCTCCAAACatcttgaaaatatatataccatatttaaaaatcactataactcattttaacccTTCATAAGATCATGACATACAGTATATGATCACGCATGGacacatgagacacataggtgactagtcgtcgaatattttggtcgtcccttgacgttcgacttccaaatcacttcaaactttACAAACTGCctctaaataatattataatttattttaaaaccttagaaccttaatacaaatatgttagtctctagacaccctaactcatttttgggTCTTACATATAGTCtgtttcaattttatcaattgaGTTTAAATATTCTTATCTATTGAATATTTGGTTTATTGTATTGATATTGACTACAggattatgaattataatgtagTTTTGTATGGGATATCTAAGGATGCATTagttgtattcaattgatatctacgttgtattagattgatgagTATGTAATGAactgacctagtttcattgattattgatataattgtattgaattgttagtaatggccatgggtaaggccCTTATGTCATCAAGTTGGACTATTTAGCCTTTAAATCGAATTGGTAAGATGGATTGGGGGTGTTCTGCcctaattacttttattttatgttaattagactttaaTTACATTTTGATTGGTATGGACCACTTATGTTGgtggtgctatgtgaattgatgtggccttgtctgCATTACTTTATGCGATATGATGATCATGttcttgtcggcattacttgaACTACTATGATTATTTCTTTAGTTGATTTATGAGAATTATAATCATATTTACCTGTCACGActagaatctagaccccagacaagACTGACATAgctgacctcttagaggtcgcagacatTCCTGCATAAGCCATCTttacttcatcaaaatttatttttgcggaaaattttgaactttttgtgtCTTAACATACATGTATACATACTACTTTAAACCATAGGAGTTCACAGATCAACAATCTAATAAAGAGATAATCAATTGAAAGAATCagttcataatttatttttgccaaaacgacaccaatacaaagtctgaaattttttttaaagaaacactagtggaataTTCTCCACTTGATATatcctacatctaagctagataataaacGTAGACATactcgaaagcatgaggtcctacAAAGTTtagatgaaagctccacgtccagATAGTtgcaacgtcaacctgtaactctaacgtccacctgtgcctgcacctaaaaatacaGAGTTGTGTGGGATTAGTACAGACTTGTATTACGTATGGGTATaggcaagcacacaccaaggacatgcatgagtaagaatatctctttcctatcaacatgatttatggaaagtcaagtaagtGGACTTGTCAAATTGGGATACGGAAAGTCAGGGGACTGGctaaattttaattagtaaAGTCAAGTGAATTGCCAAATTTGGTTTAGGAATGTCATTCCATTAGAGTAAcgtgcatcatcatacttatcatattgtacacatcacataacatcttacacatagcacataacatattccatatatcacataatatacttcatatcattcattcatatgcaaTAAGACCTTTAAATCTTAGACTTGatattaagacttcccaaaatgagggctcaacatatgggacctaaaTTAGGTAGCCTTCTtgagcaaacacagagtcttcttcattctttcacacgtacttcatttcattcattcataaacTAGAGTAAACAATATCCATACCTAGTATGTAGTAAAAAACTCTCTTTCTGGATTGTTGTgcaatcataaaaaataacaaagtgtcattacttgagtctagctcacctcttaaTTATCGTAtccaaacacctttggtatcgttctcATCATTATGTGCATAATTTGAGGTTGAgatcattcattcatttgggACCTTTCACTTTAactaacatagatcatgtgagcatcatgaaatcttaTGTCTGCTCCACAACGAAAAGAGGCAGAATCACCGGCTAAACTGAcaaaaaacatgctagcgtacatatAGAATTGAACCCTTCTAGATCCCTACATTGGAAGTAAAGGTTCAAAAATtcggagatataaggagacctatACCCGGCATGACAGactgtctcatctcatgagagtaatatgaacctctgcccttcccgatagaaggcatcaccgctcatagctagtctatcggtgctcagcaTAACATTCCATTGCATTTAACTCATACATCACAGAAGctagcttctagtatgaggacatcacatctcaatagatgatttatcatGTCATCactagtattaagtatgcattaaatTCTACTTTCATTAGTgtgttcatagagattggtctcttggttaactttacactctcataggtgagtacgttttggtaacattcaCTTAGGattatttgagattgctctcatcttttacattatactcttatcatattgtcaccatattcattaactttagaaCATTTACTCTTTATAGTTAGTGACCCCTTATCATATGAAcgttcatttcatcataagcCAATGCACTCGactatttagtgtgtttcacactctttcttaagccttctagggtttcatcatttagttgttcatttcatcatgtcATTGCATACATCATACGTTCACTTAGTTCTAAATGTATGAAAAAcatatgggtctatacatacaagccatgaggcttcactTATTGTTTGTTTAAGTAATTTATATCTTGCTAAGATTATGTGATATAAGAcatatgcatcttgtatgtttTCCACgatcttgattttgatataagtaggcagcattattcttgaacatttaattcacgtatgacttatgtatcaatacagaatTTAGACAAGGGAACCGCTTTCCAATCCTTTAGTTAACACTCAcatcttatttttattctttttggaTCCATACagcttggggacccaagatccAGCCCAACtccttcatttcattatttttctgtCTATTAGCtctgttaaaaatatattgaaaaataacaaattaattttgttttttattttgggggcaaaatgataaaattgacGTGTCCTTGTTATAGTTACTTATTTATATGCGCGCACTTCAGAACATCCtcaccaatttttatttttttttccttttacggctatattaacttttttcctttttctctttctttcttattcTCTTGTCTTGGGACAAAGGGGTTATGAGATAGATCCCCCACAGCctgatttcttatattttctttatcctTGACTTTTCCGAGTTGACCTTGACGGTATGGGATTGAATCCGCACAacctcaatttatttttctcttcagCTCCCTTGATCAACCTAGAGGTCGTATGTTCGATTCCCATACGCCTCAacctttattttcttataatttcttatGTCTGACTAAGAGGTTTTGGGCTCGAATCCCACtcctatcatttttattttcgaaCATTAATTTTCCAATCAAGGTCAAGGTTCGAATCCCCCTTACCACATTCGTTTAAGTTACATTAGTTTATGacttttaacatggtgaggtcactgATTCCAACCTTAATGACCTCATTTTTTTCAGACATGTTAATTGACTTACCTTGACCAAAACTAACATCTAAGTGCTACAATTTGATCACATTTTTGTAGTCTATTTTctccatacctttttgacgtttAAATCTTGACCTACTGCCCAATGTTTTTCCTTCAAATTCATGTTCAACACCGAAACCTCAATCCCAATTTAACGGACAGCCCTCTCTTTTCCTTATgtgattaattagttttatttaatctttcattgtgagttcttcaagtgtgaagaactttggtcAATTTTTCTGTTCTTGAAGTTTTTTTGGCAGAGATAATGTGAATGAGATAAGAGAGAATGATCGCGAAGTTAGATAGACGTGTGACACTGAAATGTGAAAGTAGTGTAGGCTTTGGTAAGGATTTGTTAAATTAGGACTCTccttaacttttttaaaaataacttattttccttttaattaaatctgataataaatattaattacttaagttaattaaccactttaaataaaaacaatttaaatcattgcttccacctaggttcgaacccgggtggagcaagatttcacTCAAAAAGACTATTTTTGCCCATCTCTACCCAaattgcccctccaccttatttattaattaattaattacatatttagagtaactaaaataataccttatcttggaaaAAGAGctttttacccctagaccctccaaacataagattccctttttaagtcctgtaaagactcatccgggtagATCTTCATATTCTGGAGACCTACATAGATGgaaccaacctttcctagctcataTAACTagccaagttagttggctttgTTGTCTTAAGGTTCAGAGGTCTTGATCTACacgcatcaatctgtgtgaagccagtctaatcgtaggcattctagacacattttGCTTTACTTTGCATATCCAtatttagggttgttacattcccccccccccccttaggaacatttgtccccaaatgacactacTAACTATCTAACATAATGCTAGTCAGATCATAACATAGTTACTATACACAATCAAGAAATAGCAACAAAGAATGTAGGCATAAGGAAACTTAcacttaagagtaggaagtctaacctaAAGAGATAAAAAGATAAGGGTAGCGGGATCTCATATCTTCCTCGTCCTCCCACGTAGCACAAtcaacaagatgattcctcCACAACACCTTCACCGTgacaatctccttgttcctcagccaCTTGATCTGTCTGCCTAAAATCTCAACAGttacctcctcataggacaagtcttcatcGACCCCCAATCCGTCCACCGGTAGAATCGATGTTGGATCACCTAGGAACTTCTTTAACATGgatacatgaaagactggatgaacagaagctaaCTCCGTAggcaatgccaactcataggccacctcacccataTGCTGTAGGATCTCGTATGGCCCAACATATTTCAGACTCAACTTACACTTCCAGCCAAACCTTATCAcacccttcataggtgatatcttcaaatagacctaGTCACCAAAAACCAACTCTAAGGGTCATTTTTTGTtgtctgcataagatttctgccGAATGTAAGTAGTAGacaacctgtccctaatcaccctaaccttctctaaggcctcatgaatgatctgtGGAAAATGGAGGACTCTCCATCCTCGAATCGCCCAACTGGAGACCTACATATCCTACAATACAGTGCCTTAAACGttgccatcccaatgctggagtgatagctattattatacgagaactctatcataTGAAGATGGCTGTCCCAGCTACCCctgaagtcaataacacatgctctaaacatatcctctaaggtctgaatggtgCACTTTGCCTTCCCATCAATCAGAGGATGAAAGGTAGTATTAAGCTTTACCTATGGATCTTCATAAATGTGAAGTTAATTGAGCTCCTCTATCCAaaataatagacaaaggaatgctatgccatctcacaatcacATCAATGTAGGCTCTCGCATAATCCTCGGCTCTATAAGTACATTTCAAAGGGATATAGTTGACAGAATTATTCATCCTAtgcacaataacccatatgaaATCATGTTGTCTCCTAATCTTCGGAAGATCAACTACGacgtccatattaatggcctcccatttcAAAGTTGGAACCTCAATAATTTAAGTAAGATCGACAGGCTTAAGATGTTCTGCCATAACCTTTTAACAATTCTACCACTTGGCAACATGTTCTtcaatcttcttcttcatgccatcccacaaATAGAtatgcttaagatcatgatacatcttggtggaacctcgATATATGGAATATatggaaccatgggcctctgcaaATGATCCTGGTCCACAAATCATCTACATTTGGTACACACAACCTGTCCTTGTACCTAAGTATGACGTCATCTCCCAATGCAAAAGACTTATTCATCTAAACCAAAACTTATTCCTTCAGCTCCATCATCACCGGATCgagatgctgacccttcttgacttcaacAACTAAGGATTATTTCGAACTAGAATtaactgaaacacccccactagtagagtcaactaacCACACATCCAGTCCAGCGAATCTATGTATATCTTTTACCAACTCCTTCTTTtcatcctcaacgtgggttgtaattcccatgctcatcctactcaaagcatcagctacaacattagccttacctagaTGGTAatggacattcatgtcatagtctttcaacATCTCCTACCACCTACACTGACGTAGATTAAACTCCCTCTGTGTGAAAACATACTGGAGACTTTTATGGTCtatgaacacatccacatgcccTCCATAGAAGTAGTGCCTCCACAAtttcagtgcaaacaccacagctgtcaactccaggtcatgagtgggataatgcttttcatgaaccttgagttgtctggaagcataagctatcaccttaccaccctACATAAAAACACAACCCATACCAACccttgatgcatcacaataaatagtgtaattttcACTACACTTAGGAAAATTAAGCACTGAagctgaagtgagtctgtccttcAGATTTTGGAAACTCTTTTCACAAGTCTCTGTCTATTCAAACATGGCCTTATTATTAGTCAAAGTTGTCAGTGAGGCAGGAATTGAAGAAAAACCCTACACAAACTTGCGatagtaaccagccaatcctAGAAAGATACGGATATCACTGTGAGTAAGAGGATTTGGCCTATTCTTAACAACCTTAGTCTTCCTGTGATCTACCTCCACACCTttgtcggacacaacatgacctaGGAAGGTCAGTGATCAaagccagaattcacacttgctgaatttggcatacaactgatgttgtctaagtacctgcaaggttagtctaaaatgttgttcatgctcttcctttgTATTATAGTAGATGAGAATGTTATCATTGAATACTATGAccaaagagtcaaggtattcacggaagatCCTGTTCaggagatccataaatgcaggaggtgcattcgtgagaccaaatgacataaaaaaGAACTCATAGTTAAcataacgggtacgaaaggCTATCTTTTGGTCATCTCCATCCTAACCCTGAGTTGATGGTACCCTTAACAAAGATCAATATTCGAGAAGAAACTAGATCCTTGGAGTTGGTCGAGCAAATCAAttattctgggaagtggatagTTATTCTTGATATTGACTTTGTTAAGTTGCTAATAATCGATACACatctaagggttccatctttATTTTGGACAAACAACACTAgagcgccccaaggggatatggtCGACTGAATGAAAGCATTATCAGTGAAATCTTTTATctgcaacttcaactctttgagttcatcTTGAGACATTCTGTAAGAAGTAATTtaaattggtttagtatcgtGCTCTAAGTCGATATAAAAGTCAATCTCTTCGAGGGTGAGGAACTCCAAGAAAATCATCAGGAAATACATCTTGACTACAAGCATTGAGTCTATGGAAGAAATTTCATGATCAGAATCATTAAAACTTACAAAATGATATAATCACCCCTTCGACAtaattttattggccttaaggtTCGATATCAAGGGATTAGGATGACTCGTGTGGAACCCCTCCCATACTAGCTCTTCTTAATTATGGAAATGAAATCTTACAACCCTACTATGACAATCAATAAAAGCATAACAATTATGAAGCCAGTTTATgacaagaataacatcaaaatcatgcatgggtaatTCTTCCAAgtctgcacacatagtcttaccacatacaactattgggcaatccttGTATACACTATCAGTTCTTACATTCTCCCTTGAAGGCGTAATAACCACTTTAGGATCATTCAGAACTTCAGGCAATATCTCAAAAAATAAGAGCAAGGAAAGGAGTTTCAAAGGAAAACGTAGACCCTAAATAAATCAAAGCATTAACAAAAGTTTAGAGTACTTGAAGaatacctgtgaccacatcagcggacttctcaTGCTCCTCCCTTCCCTTACGGGCATAAAATAtgttcctcttaggaggctTGGCTATTTTTTAACCCTGTGTATTAGGCCTAGGCTGATTATTTCCTCCAGTCTAACCCCTGTTCAATGGGCAGTCCTAAACCATGTACCTTTTTTACCGCAACTGAAACAGGCATTAGTGCCATGTCTGCACTTTTCACTTTGATCACGGCCACACTTAGCACAGCTCTTTTTGGGACACTGCATATATATCCTCTATTTCCCTTCTTGCGCTCTGTTCTGCCTCGTCTAGGTGTTGTACTCCTCTATAAGTTTGAGTTCCCTGAACTATTTATCCCTTTTTTGAATGTGGGCTTCTCTTGGATGCCAAAATTGTTTGTGTTGTCTCCATTTCTAGGACCTGCCTGATCATGAGGCTTAAGCCTACTAGCATCACAGATGCCCCTCTTCTTCAGGCTGTCCTACACCTGCTAGATATGCACCATCAACCTTGAGATGTCCATGTAATTGTGGAGCATCTCAGCCCGACACTCCTCAAGATCTCAattgattcctgtgaggaacctactcatctcatccctactGTTAGACACAAGGGAAGTAGCATACATGGATAGTTTAACAActttcagggaatactccctgattGTCATTAGTCCCAGCTTAAGGTTGATAAATTCCTTAACCTTGGCCTCCCTCATCTCCTTGGGAAAGAATCTCTCCAAGAGGTTGTCTTAAAAAGCCCCCAAGGGACGGAACTCTGCCAAAACTCAGCCATcctgccacatcttgcaccaagccTGTGCAACATCGTTGAGTTGATAGGAAGCCAGCTCAGCCTTCTCATTATCTATGGATCCCATATCCACCAAAATCTTTTGcacctcatccacaaactctTGGGAATCCTTCGAAGTCTTAGACCTAGTGAAAATGAAGGTATTCATCCTCGTGATGTCTCTCAGCCCTGTGCCATCTGGTCTAGAGATGATCGCACCTTCGCATTAGTCAACCCAGCAGGGTTAAGAGTCATAGGAACTCCTTCACCTAGAGCCTGTGGTTAAACCAGATTGTCCGCAACACTTGCTCCTCCTCTCCATTAACCACTGGTTCTCCTagtattcattctctgaaaGTAATAATGATTGATGTTAAACACGCTCATAACATGAACAAATAAGACATACTGAAaagattgatgttagacatgcTCATAACATCAACAAATCAGACATTAGGAAAAGGCACGATGAGATCAAAAAAAGGGAAATATTcatacgcatcatgcagtctctaactAAGgaatgtggtgcacttcactaccttgacttagaaactactcacaatttaacctagtgctctaatacaaactttgtcacgacATTAATCTAGACCCCAAATGAGaccggcgtcattgacctctcagaggtcgcaggcAAGTCTACATACGTCATCCTTACTTCGTCaaggttaattttagcataaaatttgaaactttttgctTCTTAACTTACATGTATACATACTATTTACCATCATTAGTGTTCACAAATAAACAAgctaataaagaaataatcaaaCGAAAGAATCAATTCATAATTTTACTAAACTTGTTTTGGCCAAAagggcaccaatacaaagtctaaacaaaagtggaa harbors:
- the LOC138342017 gene encoding uncharacterized protein, yielding MKGVIRFGWKCKLSLKYVGPYEILQHMGEVAYELALPTELASVHPVFHVSMLKKFLGDPTSILPVDGLGVDEDLSYEEVTVEILGRQIKWLRNKEIVTVKVLWRNHLVDCATWEDEEDMRSRYPYLFISLG